A genomic stretch from Dyella sp. M7H15-1 includes:
- a CDS encoding nucleoside-diphosphate sugar epimerase/dehydratase, which yields MSIRKWVGIVHPRVAVVAHDLLITALAWWVAKELRYALDPQLLVTFESFEFPIVLLVQGLVYAWTGLYKGVWRFASLPDLWNILRAAVVGTVAIGVALFLYGRLEGVPRSILLLYPFVLALFLGTPRLAYRFWKDSRIDLFMSTKTQRVLIVGADRAGEALARDLHRDSRYMVVGFVDNERSLRGARINGKPVLGTLDQLPDVAKEAAVQMLLIALPSASAREMRQVVELCDRTGLPYRTVPKLEDVVAGRAQFNQIKEVSIEDLLGRDAVELDWTKIRETLTGRRVLITGGGGSIGSELCRQVARLGVHALTIVESCEFNLYQISQELRAAYPELLLNSVLADAGDPIAMRRLFTDVMPQVVFHAAAYKHVPMLQGQLRTAVRNNVLVTRTVADLASEARVECFVLISTDKAVNPTSVMGACKRIAEIWCQNLNAHSSTHFITVRFGNVLDSAGSVVPLFRQQIHAGGPVTVTHPEISRYFMTIPEATQLILQAAALGKGGEIFALDMGEPVKIRDLAEQMIRLAGKKPGTEIPIIYTGLRSGEKLFEELFHPLENYSATTHNKIFLAQHRPVSWELLQAQMVKAADAVRGYDEEELRNCVSSLLPSFCWSDVALPGNVVPLRRNDIGEK from the coding sequence ATGTCCATACGTAAGTGGGTCGGCATAGTTCATCCGCGAGTCGCAGTCGTTGCGCACGATCTGCTGATCACAGCGTTGGCTTGGTGGGTTGCGAAAGAGCTGCGTTACGCTTTGGATCCGCAACTGCTGGTGACATTCGAGTCGTTCGAGTTTCCGATCGTGTTGCTGGTACAGGGGCTGGTCTACGCATGGACCGGACTCTACAAAGGCGTGTGGCGTTTTGCCAGCTTGCCGGATCTCTGGAATATCTTGCGCGCGGCGGTTGTCGGTACCGTAGCGATTGGTGTTGCGCTGTTCCTCTACGGTCGTCTTGAGGGCGTGCCGCGTTCGATCCTGTTGCTGTATCCGTTTGTGCTGGCGCTGTTCCTGGGTACGCCGCGACTGGCCTACCGCTTCTGGAAAGATAGTCGCATCGATCTTTTCATGAGCACGAAAACCCAACGCGTGCTGATCGTTGGTGCGGATCGCGCAGGCGAAGCACTGGCTCGCGACCTGCATCGCGACAGTCGCTACATGGTGGTGGGCTTCGTCGACAATGAACGATCCTTGCGCGGTGCCCGTATCAACGGCAAGCCGGTGCTTGGGACGCTGGACCAACTTCCTGACGTGGCCAAGGAGGCAGCCGTCCAGATGCTGTTGATTGCATTGCCTAGTGCAAGCGCACGGGAAATGCGTCAGGTGGTGGAGCTTTGCGACCGCACCGGGCTGCCTTATCGCACCGTACCCAAGCTTGAAGATGTCGTCGCCGGTCGTGCACAGTTCAATCAGATCAAGGAAGTGTCGATCGAGGATCTGCTGGGACGCGATGCTGTCGAACTCGACTGGACCAAAATTCGCGAAACGCTCACCGGTCGCCGTGTGCTGATCACGGGCGGTGGCGGTTCCATTGGTTCGGAACTTTGTCGACAGGTAGCCCGGCTTGGCGTGCATGCACTCACCATCGTGGAGTCGTGCGAGTTTAATCTCTATCAAATTTCGCAGGAATTGCGCGCGGCTTATCCGGAACTGCTGCTCAACAGCGTGCTGGCGGATGCGGGTGATCCCATTGCCATGCGCCGCCTGTTCACCGATGTGATGCCACAGGTGGTATTCCATGCGGCGGCCTACAAACACGTGCCGATGCTGCAAGGGCAATTGCGCACGGCGGTTCGCAACAACGTGCTGGTCACGCGCACCGTGGCTGATCTTGCCAGCGAAGCGCGCGTTGAATGCTTCGTACTGATTTCCACCGACAAGGCTGTCAATCCCACCAGCGTCATGGGGGCTTGCAAGCGCATTGCGGAAATCTGGTGTCAGAATCTCAACGCACATTCGAGTACCCATTTCATCACGGTGCGATTCGGCAACGTGCTGGATTCGGCCGGTTCGGTGGTGCCGCTGTTCCGTCAGCAGATCCATGCGGGTGGTCCGGTCACGGTCACACACCCAGAAATCTCACGCTACTTCATGACTATTCCCGAGGCCACGCAATTGATCCTGCAGGCCGCGGCGCTAGGCAAGGGGGGCGAGATCTTCGCGCTGGACATGGGGGAGCCGGTCAAGATCCGCGATCTGGCCGAACAGATGATCCGCCTGGCGGGCAAAAAGCCGGGTACGGAGATTCCGATCATCTACACAGGCCTGCGTTCCGGCGAGAAGCTATTTGAAGAGTTGTTCCATCCGCTAGAAAACTACAGTGCGACGACACACAACAAAATTTTCCTAGCGCAGCATCGGCCGGTGTCATGGGAGTTGCTGCAGGCTCAGATGGTAAAGGCCGCTGATGCCGTACGCGGCTACGATGAAGAAGAACTCCGGAACTGTGTATCCAGCCTGCTTCCATCATTCTGCTGGAGCGATGTTGCCCTGCCAGGCAATGTGGTCCCGCTTCGCCGCAACGACATTGGAGAGAAGTGA
- the galU gene encoding UTP--glucose-1-phosphate uridylyltransferase GalU translates to MSKPLRKVVFPVAGLGTRFLPATKVVAKEMLPVLDKPLIQYAVDEAVDAGADTLIFVTNRYKHAIADYFDKAYELEAKLQEKGKDELLALVQGTLPRHVRAIFVTQPEALGLGHAVLCAKPVVGDEPFGVILPDDLIWHRGKGALRQMAELSETEQAGVIAVEEVPHDQTDKYGIVDAESVNERSARIRFMVEKPKPADAPSNLAVVGRYVLPGRIFQLLEQTKPGAGGEIQLTDAIEALLTEQGKVLAYRFEGTRFDCGNKAGLVRATMHMAMQDPALAKVVREVASTL, encoded by the coding sequence GTGAGTAAGCCATTGCGCAAGGTAGTGTTCCCCGTAGCAGGCCTCGGCACGCGTTTTCTGCCTGCCACCAAGGTCGTTGCTAAGGAAATGCTGCCGGTTCTGGACAAGCCCCTGATCCAGTACGCTGTCGACGAAGCCGTTGACGCCGGCGCTGACACGCTTATATTCGTTACCAACCGCTACAAGCACGCCATTGCGGATTACTTTGACAAGGCTTACGAGCTGGAAGCCAAACTGCAGGAGAAGGGCAAGGACGAACTGCTAGCCCTGGTGCAGGGTACGCTTCCCCGGCACGTGCGCGCGATCTTCGTTACCCAGCCGGAAGCGCTTGGCCTGGGGCACGCTGTGTTATGCGCTAAACCCGTCGTGGGCGACGAGCCGTTCGGCGTCATTCTTCCCGACGACCTGATCTGGCATCGCGGCAAGGGCGCCCTGCGCCAGATGGCGGAGCTGAGTGAGACCGAGCAGGCGGGCGTGATTGCGGTGGAGGAAGTGCCGCACGACCAAACCGATAAGTACGGCATCGTCGATGCCGAGTCGGTCAACGAGCGCAGTGCGCGAATCCGCTTCATGGTGGAAAAGCCCAAACCGGCGGATGCACCGTCCAACCTGGCCGTCGTCGGCCGTTACGTGCTGCCTGGCCGCATCTTTCAGTTGCTGGAGCAGACCAAACCCGGTGCAGGTGGGGAAATCCAGCTTACTGACGCCATCGAAGCGCTGTTGACCGAGCAGGGCAAGGTACTGGCCTATCGCTTTGAAGGTACGCGTTTCGATTGTGGCAACAAGGCCGGCCTGGTGCGAGCCACCATGCATATGGCCATGCAGGATCCTGCCTTGGCTAAGGTTGTTCGCGAAGTTGCCAGTACGCTCTGA